The following is a genomic window from Thermodesulfobacteriota bacterium.
CCCCCCGGCTGGGCCCATACTCCCGCAGGACCAGGGGGCCGAGCTGGCTTGCGGCCATCATGTTGAAGATGAGATGCAGGAGGCCGCCGTGCAGGTAGCTGGCAGCCACCAGGGACCACCAGCGGTGCAGGCCGTCGATGGGCACCGTGCCGGTGGCGCCCAGGAGGACCAGGCTGGTGTTGCCTGGGGAGAGAAAGGCGAAGGGGTGGAAGCTGAGGTCGGCGCCCCGTGGCTCCAGGGCCAGGGAGCACAGGAACATGCCGACATTGAGGCCGATGAGCACCCGCACCAGGTGATCCTGGTCATAAAAGCCCCGGCGCCAGGGGCTGTTGGACCACCAGGAGCCGGGCCGGGCCAGGCCGCAGTACGGGCAGGTCGCCACGTCCCGGCTGACCAGCTTGCGGCAGTCGGGGCAGAGAATGGAGCGGCGGCCGCCGGTCATGATCCGCCGTGAATCCGCCTGCGGCCG
Proteins encoded in this region:
- a CDS encoding rhomboid family intramembrane serine protease, producing the protein MTGGRRSILCPDCRKLVSRDVATCPYCGLARPGSWWSNSPWRRGFYDQDHLVRVLIGLNVGMFLCSLALEPRGADLSFHPFAFLSPGNTSLVLLGATGTVPIDGLHRWWSLVAASYLHGGLLHLIFNMMAASQLGPLVLREYGPSRGVAIYTLAGVVGYWMSYLAGIRITIGASAAICGLMGALFFYGRDRGGLYGEIIYRRISGWAAGILLFGFLVPGINNWAHIGGFVGGFLLALALGYREKRPEGSVDRALGWCCSCLTVAVLAWAVLTAVAARLF